One window of the Zea mays cultivar B73 chromosome 3, Zm-B73-REFERENCE-NAM-5.0, whole genome shotgun sequence genome contains the following:
- the LOC100275827 gene encoding uncharacterized protein LOC100275827, with protein sequence MDPCAFVRVTVDQLLLKLPAVPRPSSSAGVYPSNSPCFCTLTLQDHPSSLSRTALLPLACASGPAAAAAHADPVVLSLDADAVRRLSARPAAELVVSVHAGPTGTTCGMGASRALGRVRVAVDVARAAAGETVVARDGWVDVGKPASGPSAPPRASARAQIHMVVRAEPDPRYVFQFGGEPECGPVVYQVPGGAARGGQRQPVFTCRFSAGRRAARSRSLTPQSSMSRSTSRRLRSWLSSTLHGEGRDGAHSRREQRKGWTVTIHDLSGSPVAAASMVTPFVPSPGSGRVSRANPGAWLILQATGAGPSSWKPWARLEAWRERGPVDALGYRLELVFDSGAHECAVPIAESSISTKRGGQFVIDPATFPEAAAGAAWPLAGGFVMGSTVEGERRASRPTVQVGVQHVACMGDVAVFVALSAAVDLCMDACRLFSQRLRKELCQDQDE encoded by the exons ATGGACCCCTGCGCGTTCGTGCGCGTCACCGTGGACCAGCTCCTCCTCAAGCTCCCCGCCGTGCCGCGCCCCAGCTCCAGCGCCGGGGTGTACCCTTCCAACTCGCCCTGCTTCTGCACGCTCACCCTCCAGGACCACCCCTCCTCGCTCTCCCGCACCGCGCTGCTCCCGCTCGCGTGCGCCTCGGGCcccgccgcggcggcggcgcacgCCGACCCCGTCGTGCTCAGCCTCGACGCCGACGCCGTGCGGAGGCTCTCGGCGCGCCCCGCCGCCGAGCTGGTCGTGTCCGTGCACGCGGGCCCGACGGGGACCACCTGCGGCATGGGCGCCTCCCGCGCGCTGGGCCGGGTGCGCGTCGCCGTCGACGTGGCGCGCGCCGCGGCCGGGGAGACCGTCGTCGCCCGGGACGGCTGGGTTGACGTGGGGAAGCCCGCGTCGGGTCCGTCGGCGCCCCCccgcgcctccgcgcgcgcgcagaTCCACATGGTCGTGCGGGCGGAGCCCGACCCGCGGTACGTGTTCCAGTTCGGCGGCGAGCCGGAGTGCGGGCCCGTCGTGTACCAGGTGCCCGGTGGAGCCGCCCGCGGAGGGCAGCGGCAGCCGGTCTTCACCTGCCGGTTCAGCGCCGGCCGGAGGGCAGCCAGGAGCAG ATCGCTGACGCCGCAGTCGTCCATGAGCCGGAGCACCAGCCGCAGGCTGCGGTCCTGGCTGAGCAGCACCCTCCACGGCGAAGGCCGCGACGGCGCGCACTCGCGACGCGAGCAGCGGAAGGGCTGGACGGTGACGATCCACGACCTGTCGGGGTCCCCCGTGGCGGCGGCGTCGATGGTGACGCCGTTCGTGCCGTCCCCGGGCTCCGGCCGCGTCTCCCGCGCCAACCCGGGCGCCTGGCTCATCCTCCAGGCCACGGGCGCGGGGCCGTCCAGCTGGAAGCCGTGGGCGCGGCTGGAGGCCTGGCGcgagcgcggccccgtcgacgcgCTCGGTTACCGCCTGGAGCTGGTCTTCGACTCGGGCGCCCACGAGTGCGCCGTCCCCATCGCCGAGTCGTCCATCAGCACCAAGCGCGGCGGGCAGTTCGTCATCGACCCGGCCACGTTCCCCGAGGCGGCCGCGGGCGCTGCCTGGCCGCTCGCCGGCGGCTTCGTCATGGGCTCCACTGTCGAGGGCGAGCGGCGCGCGAGCCGGCCCACCGTGCAGGTCGGCGTGCAGCACGTGGCGTGCATGGGCGACGTCGCGGTGTTCGTGGCGCTGTCCGCGGCCGTCGATCTCTGCATGGACGCCTGCAGGCTCTTCTCGCAGCGGCTCAGGAAAGAGCTGTGCCAGGACCAGgacgagtga
- the LOC100280279 gene encoding Probable glutamate carboxypeptidase LAMP1-like — protein MSHLDAASLLAPSPPLAKPHPRSRFLCLISSMLAVLGASLAGLLLFALHPAPNPVPNYASLFLSLGSNDTAASHLRALTLHPHVAGTKANALTARYVFDALSALSFPTHITPYSVLLSYPVHRSLSLSAPGRGVVTSFSLKQETYPNDPYAAAAAETIPTFYAYSASGSVSAEAVYANYGREEDFSYLASRGVDVAGKVAFARYGRIHCEDIAHNARAAGAAAAVVYTDPLQYGGAPGEGWFPDSRWLPPSGVQVGSLFRGVGDPTTPMWASSEGCERVSLEEAMNTDDMPLIPALPVSAQDAMEIHRAMGGAVAPEDWQGREDGPVYRLGPGPAVLNLTYLGNDSMATIENVFAIIEGAEEPDRYVILGNHRDAWTFGASDPNSGTAAMIELAKRFSMLQKQGWRPRRTIIFCSWDAEEYGLTGSTEWVEENREMLYSRAVAYLNIDVSVVGPGFLPSTTPQLDELLQQVTKVVQDPDNSSQTVYDSWIKSSTPLRVLRLGDGGSDYSAFVQHVGIPSMNIIFGEGPGYPVYHSLYDDYVWMAKFGDPAFRRHVAAASIWGMMALRLANEDILPFNYMSYAIELEAYTKTVENEVKGTTVTCSPLYNSIRTLGAAATKVNNEQKELQKLLLSKQLNKDSLKIRQLNDRLMQTERAFTSREGIFKLEWFKHLVYGPSDQNDWDTAVYPGIANAIASARSSNTSESWKFVQHEIYRVARAVTQASAILSGRLT, from the exons ATGTCCCACCTCGACGCGGCCTCGCTCCTCGCCCCCTCGCCGCCGCTGGCAAAGCCCCACCCGCGCAGCCGCTTCCTCTGCCTCATCTCCTCCATGCTCGCCGTCCTCGGCGCCTCCCTCGCGGGTCTCCTCTTATTCGCGCTCCACCCCGCGCCGAACCCGGTCCCGAACTACGCGTCGCTCTTCCTCTCCCTCGGATCCAACGACACCGCCGCCTCGCACCTCCGAGCGCTCACTCTCCACCCGCACGTCGCGGGGACCAAGGCGAACGCCCTCACCGCCCgctacgtgttcgacgcgctctccgCGCTCTCCTTCCCCACCCACATCACGCCTTACTCCGTCCTCCTCTCCTACCCCGTCCACCGCTCCCTCTCCCTCTCGGCGCCAGGCCGCGGCGTCGTCACCTCCTTCTCCCTAAAGCAGGAGACCTACCCCAACGACCCCTACGCAGCAGCCGCGGCGGAGACCATCCCGACGTTCTACGCGTACTCGGCCTCCGGGTCGGTCTCCGCGGAGGCCGTGTATGCTAACTACGGCCGCGAGGAGGACTTCTCTTACCTCGCCTCCCGCGGCGTGGACGTCGCGGGCAAGGTCGCGTTCGCGCGGTACGGGAGGATCCACTGCGAGGACATAGCGCACAACGCGCGCGCCGCCGGCGCCGCGGCCGCGGTGGTGTACACTGACCCGCTGCAGTACGGCGGCGCACCCGGTGAGGGGTGGTTCCCCGACTCGCGGTGGCTGCCGCCCAGCGGTGTGCAGGTGGGGAGCCTCTTCCGGGGCGTGGGGGACCCGACGACGCCGATGTGGGCATCGTCCGAGGGCTGCGAGCGCGTCAGCTTGGAGGAGGCCATGAATACCGATGACATGCCGCTCATCCCAGCCCTGCCGGTATCGGCTCAGGACGCGATGGAGATACACAGAGCCATGGGCGGGGCCGTGGCGCCGGAGGACTGGCAGGGCCGTGAAGACGGACCCGTTTACCGCCTCGGGCCAGGGCCGGCAGTTTTGAACCTGACATATCTT GGGAATGATTCGATGGCAACGATTGAGAATGTCTTCGCCATTATCGAGGGCGCCGAAGAGCCCGATAG ATATGTCATTCTTGGTAACCATCGTGATGCTTGGACGTTCGGTGCATCTGATCCCAACAGTGGAACAGCAGCTATGATTGAG TTAGCTAAAAGGTTTTCAATGCTGCAAAAACAAGGATGGAGGCCTCGAAGAACTATTATCTTCTGTAGTTGGGACGCGGAAGAATACGGACTG ACAGGGTCAACTGAATGGGTTGAAGAAAACCGGGAGATGTTGTATTCTAGAGCTGTTGCTTATCTGAATATTGACGTTTCAGTCGTTGGTCCAGGATTCCTGCCTTCTACAACTCCCCAACTTGATGAGTTACTTCAGCAAGTAACTAAAGTG GTTCAAGACCCTGATAATTCATCTCAGACTGTGTATGATTCATGGATTAAATCGAGCACTCCTCTCCGG GTTCTTAGACTAGGTGATGGAGGATCAGACTATTCAGCATTCGTCCAACATGTTGGTATTCCTTCGATGAATATAATTTTTGGAGAAG GACCAGGATATCCGGTTTACCACTCCTTATATGATGACTACGTATGGATGGCGAAATTCGGAGATCCTGCGTTCCGTAGGCATGTGGCAG CTGCTAGCATATGGGGAATGATGGCTTTGAGGTTGGCAAATGAAGACATCCTACCCTTCAATTACATGTCCTATGCAATTGAGCTTGAG GCATACACAAAAACGGTAGAGAATGAAGTGAAGGGAACAACTGTCACTTGTTCCCCTCTGTACAACTCAATCAGAACTCTCGGAGCGGCAGCTACCAAAGTGAATAACGAACAAAAG GAACTTCAAAAGCTACTCTTGAGCAAGCAGCTGAACAAGGATTCACTGAAAATCCGACAACTCAATGACCGTCTTATGCAGACCGAGCGTGCATTCACTAGCAGGGAAGGCATCTTCAAGCTAGAATGGTTTAAGCATCTG GTGTATGGACCTTCAGACCAGAATGACTGGGATACTGCAGTCTATCCAGGTATAGCCAATGCCATAGCCAGCGCCCGGAGCAGCAACACTTCGGAGTCCTGGAAGTTTGTACAGCATGAGATCTACAGAGTAGCCAGGGCCGTGACACAAGCATCTGCTATACTGAGTGGCCGTCTGACATGA